Proteins from one Mercurialis annua linkage group LG7, ddMerAnnu1.2, whole genome shotgun sequence genomic window:
- the LOC126654951 gene encoding uncharacterized protein LOC126654951 isoform X1 gives MEGDGEQKIRVSEFDNSIENHLAAIDTVSKLCGESEIIADSPELQQLSSSITFLREWKPYNYEAKTVRFACEVESCGKKDREILGQVNLPHFSSATVPEKEELYGGNGASKSSKDFVMHVGGPVWGLDWCPRDQERSSGHVNCEFVAVAAHPPDSCYNKIGAAVAGRGVVQIWCILNVSGDDEKTSVQLQRSKQVTEKSNDKSIIVKRPRGRPRKTQLEEDSDGKATNQNCTQIKRPRGRPRKKPIEESLNDETTQDNSTQFKKPRGRPRKKPNDESLQALACSLTAKPVGQIRGGESKAKAGGKCSGFSSSPLLAQSEDDQSFSINHQIQENTLKDAVVLDCGLDNVSGDINSDSCIIPADVALPRAVLCLAHDGKVVWDVKWRPCNGSDSQCKHRMGYLAVLLGNGFLEVWDVPLPHVTKVIYSSSHREGTDPRFVKLEPVFKGLISNHGHIQSIPLTVEWSTSNPQDYLLVGCDDGTVALWKFSANGTSGDTRPFMCFSTGTDAIRAVAWGPNGSDQESRNIILTGGHGGLKFWDLRDPFRPLWDLHSAPKIIYSLDWLPDPKVIILSFHDGTMRLLSLAKAANDAHVQLSVEPKQPGIHNILDIPSHAIWSVQVSRKTGLVAYCSADGTVRRFQLITKSVDPSRNRTPHFMIGFMSKDVAAITVNIPSPDIPLVFKKPVVGEKPRTMKALAKLCLEKKRNRLLAKSYGNDERMQCEWDETLGAFRSRNKKKSKNVSKKTRGENQDDRLHKETGKGEAATEAEVTPPKIIAMHRVRWNMNKGSERWLCSGGAAGIVRCQQIMLSDTDEILARKWKS, from the exons ATGGAGGGAGATGGAGAacaaaaaattagggtttcagaGTTTGATAATTCAATTGAGAATCACCTCGCGGCAATCGACACAGTTTCTAAGCTATGCGGAGAATCAGAAATAATTGCTGATTCTCCTGAACTTCAACAATTATCTTCATCGATTACGTTCTTAAG AGAATGGAAACCTTATAATTACGAAGCAAAAACAGTTAGGTTTGCTTGTGAAGTTGAAAGCTGTGGGAAAAAAGATAGAGAAATTCTTGGACAAGTTAATCTGCCTCATTTTTCATCAGCTACTGTTCCTGAG AAAGAGGAGCTATATGGAGGCAACGGTGCTTCGAAATCCAG CAAAGACTTTGTTATGCACGTTGGAGGGCCTGTTTGGGGATTAGATTGGTGTCCTAGGGATCAAGAAAGGTCTTCTGGTCATGTAAATTGTGAG TTTGTTGCTGTTGCTGCTCATCCTCCCGACTCTTGTTATAACAAGATAGGCGCGGCGGTTGCTGGAAGAGGTGTTGTTCAGATATGGTGCATTTTAAATGTCAGTGGAGATGATGAAAAGACATCAGTTCAGCTACAAAGGTCAAAACAGGTGACTGAAAAGAGCAATGACAAGTCTATTATTGTAAAGCGGCCCCGAGGACGACCTAGAAAGACACAACTAGAAGAAGATTCTGATGGAAAGGCTACAAACCAGAACTGCACTCAGATCAAGAGGCCAAGAGGTAGACCAAGGAAGAAGCCAATAGAAGAATCTCTTAACGATGAAACCACACAGGACAATTCAACTCAATTTAAGAAGCCAAGAGGACGACCCAGAAAGAAGCCAAATGATGAATCTCTTCAAGCCCTTGCATGTAGTTTAACTGCTAAACCTGTTGGTCAAATCAGAGGAGGGGAAAGTAAAGCAAAGGCTGGTGGTAAATGTTCTGGTTTTTCATCTTCACCATTATTGGCTCAAAGTGAAGATGATCAATCTTTTTCTATAAACCACCAAATACAGGAGAACACATTAAAGGATGCTGTAGTGCTTGACTGTGGTTTAGATAATGTTTCTGGGGATATCAACTCGGATTCTTGTATTATTCCAGCGGATGTTGCTTTGCCAAGAGCTGTGTTATGCCTGGCTCATGATGGAAAAGTTGTATGGGATGTAAAATGGCGGCCATGTAATGGATCCGACTCCCAATGCAAGCATCGAATGGGTTATCTTGCGGTCTTGCTAGGAAATGGATTTCTAGAAGT ATGGGATGTTCCTCTTCCTCATGTAACAAAAGTTATTTATTCTTCTTCTCATAGAGAAGGTACTGATCCTCGATTTGTTAAATTGGAGCCTGTATTTAAAGGCTTAATCAGCAACCACGGGCATATACAGAG CATCCCACTGACAGTAGAGTGGTCAACTTCAAACCCCCAAGATTACTTACTTGTTGGATGCGATGATGGAACG GTTGCTTTATGGAAGTTTTCTGCAAATGGTACATCTGGAG aTACAAGGCCTTTTATGTGTTTCAGCACAGGTACAGATGCTATTAGAGCGGTCGCATGGGGTCCAAATGGAAG TGATCAAGAGAGCAGAAATATTATACTCACAGGTGGACACGGAGGTCTGAAGTTTTGGGACTTACG TGATCCATTCCGACCTTTATGGGATCTCCATTCAGCACCAAAAATCATTTATAGTCTCGATTGGCTGCCAGATCCAAA AGTTATTATCCTATCATTTCATGATGGAACAATGAGACTCCTTAGCTTGGCGAAGGCTGCAAATGATGCTCATGTACAGCTTTCCGTTGAGCCTAAACAACCAGgaattcataatattttagaTATTCCATCCCATGCTATTTGGAGCGTTCAAGTGTCGAGAAAAACGG GCTTGGTTGCATATTGCAGTGCAGATGGTACAGTTCGCCGCTTCCAG CTCATAACAAAATCAGTAGACCCATCAAGGAATCGAACTCCACATTTTATGATCGGATTCATGAGTAAAGACGTGGCGGCTATTACTGTTAACATTCCATCACCAGACATCCCTTTGGTTTTTAAGAAGCCAGTTGTTGGGGAAAAACCAAGAACAATGAAGGCTTTAGCAAAGTTGTGtctggaaaaaaaaagaaaccgATTACTCG CCAAATCCTATGGAAATGACGAGCGAATGCAATGCGAATGGGACGAAACACTAGGAGCTTTTAGAAgtcgaaacaaaaaaaaatctaaaaatgtcAGTAAGAAAACGAGAGGAGAGAATCAAGATGACAGACTGCATAAAGAAACAGGAAAAGGAGAAGCCGCGACTGAAGCTGAAGTTACGCCACCAAAGATTATAGCAATGCATAGAGTTAGATGGAATATGAATAAAGGTAGTGAGAGATGGTTGTGCTCCGGAGGAGCAGCTGGAATTGTAAGGTGTCAACAAATTATGTTGTCTGATACAGATGAAATTTTGGCTAGAAAATGGAAAAGCtaa
- the LOC126654951 gene encoding uncharacterized protein LOC126654951 isoform X2 encodes MHVGGPVWGLDWCPRDQERSSGHVNCEFVAVAAHPPDSCYNKIGAAVAGRGVVQIWCILNVSGDDEKTSVQLQRSKQVTEKSNDKSIIVKRPRGRPRKTQLEEDSDGKATNQNCTQIKRPRGRPRKKPIEESLNDETTQDNSTQFKKPRGRPRKKPNDESLQALACSLTAKPVGQIRGGESKAKAGGKCSGFSSSPLLAQSEDDQSFSINHQIQENTLKDAVVLDCGLDNVSGDINSDSCIIPADVALPRAVLCLAHDGKVVWDVKWRPCNGSDSQCKHRMGYLAVLLGNGFLEVWDVPLPHVTKVIYSSSHREGTDPRFVKLEPVFKGLISNHGHIQSIPLTVEWSTSNPQDYLLVGCDDGTVALWKFSANGTSGDTRPFMCFSTGTDAIRAVAWGPNGSDQESRNIILTGGHGGLKFWDLRDPFRPLWDLHSAPKIIYSLDWLPDPKVIILSFHDGTMRLLSLAKAANDAHVQLSVEPKQPGIHNILDIPSHAIWSVQVSRKTGLVAYCSADGTVRRFQLITKSVDPSRNRTPHFMIGFMSKDVAAITVNIPSPDIPLVFKKPVVGEKPRTMKALAKLCLEKKRNRLLAKSYGNDERMQCEWDETLGAFRSRNKKKSKNVSKKTRGENQDDRLHKETGKGEAATEAEVTPPKIIAMHRVRWNMNKGSERWLCSGGAAGIVRCQQIMLSDTDEILARKWKS; translated from the exons ATGCACGTTGGAGGGCCTGTTTGGGGATTAGATTGGTGTCCTAGGGATCAAGAAAGGTCTTCTGGTCATGTAAATTGTGAG TTTGTTGCTGTTGCTGCTCATCCTCCCGACTCTTGTTATAACAAGATAGGCGCGGCGGTTGCTGGAAGAGGTGTTGTTCAGATATGGTGCATTTTAAATGTCAGTGGAGATGATGAAAAGACATCAGTTCAGCTACAAAGGTCAAAACAGGTGACTGAAAAGAGCAATGACAAGTCTATTATTGTAAAGCGGCCCCGAGGACGACCTAGAAAGACACAACTAGAAGAAGATTCTGATGGAAAGGCTACAAACCAGAACTGCACTCAGATCAAGAGGCCAAGAGGTAGACCAAGGAAGAAGCCAATAGAAGAATCTCTTAACGATGAAACCACACAGGACAATTCAACTCAATTTAAGAAGCCAAGAGGACGACCCAGAAAGAAGCCAAATGATGAATCTCTTCAAGCCCTTGCATGTAGTTTAACTGCTAAACCTGTTGGTCAAATCAGAGGAGGGGAAAGTAAAGCAAAGGCTGGTGGTAAATGTTCTGGTTTTTCATCTTCACCATTATTGGCTCAAAGTGAAGATGATCAATCTTTTTCTATAAACCACCAAATACAGGAGAACACATTAAAGGATGCTGTAGTGCTTGACTGTGGTTTAGATAATGTTTCTGGGGATATCAACTCGGATTCTTGTATTATTCCAGCGGATGTTGCTTTGCCAAGAGCTGTGTTATGCCTGGCTCATGATGGAAAAGTTGTATGGGATGTAAAATGGCGGCCATGTAATGGATCCGACTCCCAATGCAAGCATCGAATGGGTTATCTTGCGGTCTTGCTAGGAAATGGATTTCTAGAAGT ATGGGATGTTCCTCTTCCTCATGTAACAAAAGTTATTTATTCTTCTTCTCATAGAGAAGGTACTGATCCTCGATTTGTTAAATTGGAGCCTGTATTTAAAGGCTTAATCAGCAACCACGGGCATATACAGAG CATCCCACTGACAGTAGAGTGGTCAACTTCAAACCCCCAAGATTACTTACTTGTTGGATGCGATGATGGAACG GTTGCTTTATGGAAGTTTTCTGCAAATGGTACATCTGGAG aTACAAGGCCTTTTATGTGTTTCAGCACAGGTACAGATGCTATTAGAGCGGTCGCATGGGGTCCAAATGGAAG TGATCAAGAGAGCAGAAATATTATACTCACAGGTGGACACGGAGGTCTGAAGTTTTGGGACTTACG TGATCCATTCCGACCTTTATGGGATCTCCATTCAGCACCAAAAATCATTTATAGTCTCGATTGGCTGCCAGATCCAAA AGTTATTATCCTATCATTTCATGATGGAACAATGAGACTCCTTAGCTTGGCGAAGGCTGCAAATGATGCTCATGTACAGCTTTCCGTTGAGCCTAAACAACCAGgaattcataatattttagaTATTCCATCCCATGCTATTTGGAGCGTTCAAGTGTCGAGAAAAACGG GCTTGGTTGCATATTGCAGTGCAGATGGTACAGTTCGCCGCTTCCAG CTCATAACAAAATCAGTAGACCCATCAAGGAATCGAACTCCACATTTTATGATCGGATTCATGAGTAAAGACGTGGCGGCTATTACTGTTAACATTCCATCACCAGACATCCCTTTGGTTTTTAAGAAGCCAGTTGTTGGGGAAAAACCAAGAACAATGAAGGCTTTAGCAAAGTTGTGtctggaaaaaaaaagaaaccgATTACTCG CCAAATCCTATGGAAATGACGAGCGAATGCAATGCGAATGGGACGAAACACTAGGAGCTTTTAGAAgtcgaaacaaaaaaaaatctaaaaatgtcAGTAAGAAAACGAGAGGAGAGAATCAAGATGACAGACTGCATAAAGAAACAGGAAAAGGAGAAGCCGCGACTGAAGCTGAAGTTACGCCACCAAAGATTATAGCAATGCATAGAGTTAGATGGAATATGAATAAAGGTAGTGAGAGATGGTTGTGCTCCGGAGGAGCAGCTGGAATTGTAAGGTGTCAACAAATTATGTTGTCTGATACAGATGAAATTTTGGCTAGAAAATGGAAAAGCtaa